A genome region from Trichosurus vulpecula isolate mTriVul1 chromosome 5, mTriVul1.pri, whole genome shotgun sequence includes the following:
- the LOC118849590 gene encoding 40S ribosomal protein S4, X isoform-like, with amino-acid sequence MARGPKKHLKRVAAPKHWMLDKLTGVFAPRPSTGPHKLRECLPLIIFLRNRLKYALTGDEVKKICMQRFIKIDGKVRTDTTYPVGFMDVISIEKTGEHFRLVYDTKGRFAVHRITAEEAKYKLCKVRKTFVGTKAIPHLVTHDARTIRYPDPLIKVNDTIQIDLETGKITDFIKFDTGNLCMVTGGANLGRIGVITNRERHPGSFDVVHVKDTNGNSFATRLANIFVIGKGNKPWISLPRGKGIHLTIAEERDKRLAAKQSSG; translated from the coding sequence ATGGCTCGTGGACCCAAGAAACACCTGAAGCGCGTCGCCGCCCCCAAGCATTGGATGCTGGACAAGCTGACCGGCGTGTTTGCTCCCAGACCATCCACAGGCCCCCACAAGCTGAGAGAGTGCCTCCCACTCATCATCTTCCTCCGAAACCGTCTCAAGTATGCTCTGACAGGGGATGAGGTTAAGAAGATCTGCATGCAGCGGTTTATTAAGATTGATGGCAAGGTCCGCACAGACACAACCTACCCTGTTGGCTTCATGGATGTTATCAGCATCGAGAAGACTGGTGAGCATTTCCGTCTGGTTTACGACACCAAGGGCCGCTTTGCTGTTCATCGAATCACAGCTGAGGAGGCAAAGTATAAGCTGtgtaaagtgaggaagacctTTGTGGGTACCAAGGCCATTCCCCATCTGGTGACCCATGATGCCCGTACCATCCGCTATCCAGATCCACTCATCAAAGTGAATGACACCATTCAGATCGATCTGGAGACTGGCAAGATCACAGATTTCATCAAGTTTGATACTGGGAATCTGTGTATGGTGACTGGCGGAGCTAACTTGGGGCGAATTGGTGTGATCACCAACAGGGAGAGACATCCAGGCTCCTTTGATGTGGTCCACGTGAAGGACACCAACGGCAACAGCTTTGCCACCAGGCTTGCCAACATTTTCGTCATTGGCAAAGGTAACAAGCCTTGGATTTCTCTGCCCCGAGGCAAGGGCATCCACCTCACCATTGCtgaagagagagacaagaggtTGGCAGCCAAACAGAGCAGTGGGTGA